In Bacteroidales bacterium, a single genomic region encodes these proteins:
- a CDS encoding aspartate kinase produces MKVYKFGGASIKNAEGIKNLLKIVSKEESELIIVVSASGKMTNALEQIMGAWFDGDIRYQELLDRLIDYHNSILNGLSFSPESEAFILFNKTIDKLKSYLLKTKKGSYDFEYDQIIPYGELISSIIVFEYLKSELSGIELVDIRTCIKTDDRFRDANIEWEQSVIRTNSIFNFLNTRIYITQGFIAGTAEGDSSTLGREGSDYTAAVLANILNAESVTVWKDVPGILNADPVWMDEAQLLEEISYREAVEMTFSGAKVIHPKTIKPLHNKKIPLYVRSFINPSSGGTVIKSDAVLKRVIPVFIKKENQILISIIPRDFSFVMDENLSRIFHVFMQHGIKVNLVEASAVSIDVCVDDERRRIDALIESMNLEFALVYNESVEMLTIRHYTQNAVNKITAGREILLEQRMRSTVRFVVRK; encoded by the coding sequence ATGAAGGTCTATAAATTTGGCGGGGCATCAATAAAAAATGCTGAAGGGATTAAGAATCTGCTTAAAATAGTGTCAAAGGAGGAATCGGAACTTATAATCGTAGTATCTGCAAGCGGGAAAATGACAAATGCACTTGAGCAGATCATGGGAGCGTGGTTTGATGGAGACATCAGGTATCAGGAACTTTTGGATCGGTTAATAGATTATCATAATAGTATACTGAATGGGTTGTCGTTTAGCCCTGAGAGTGAAGCATTTATACTGTTTAATAAGACAATTGATAAGTTGAAGTCCTACCTTCTCAAAACCAAAAAGGGTAGTTATGATTTCGAGTATGATCAGATAATACCTTACGGGGAGTTAATATCATCAATAATAGTTTTTGAATATCTGAAGTCAGAATTATCAGGAATTGAGCTGGTTGATATCAGGACCTGTATAAAAACAGACGACAGATTCCGGGATGCAAATATTGAATGGGAGCAGAGCGTAATCAGGACAAACAGCATTTTTAACTTCCTGAATACCAGGATTTATATCACACAAGGATTTATAGCAGGGACTGCAGAAGGAGATTCATCAACCCTTGGAAGAGAAGGTTCAGATTATACTGCTGCTGTTCTGGCTAATATACTTAATGCAGAATCAGTAACTGTCTGGAAGGATGTACCCGGAATACTGAATGCTGATCCGGTATGGATGGATGAGGCACAATTGCTTGAAGAGATCTCATATCGCGAAGCAGTTGAGATGACATTCTCAGGAGCAAAGGTTATACATCCTAAGACAATTAAACCATTGCATAACAAGAAGATCCCTCTTTATGTAAGATCATTTATTAATCCTTCTTCCGGAGGGACTGTGATAAAATCTGATGCGGTTCTTAAGAGAGTCATCCCGGTTTTTATAAAGAAAGAGAATCAGATTCTTATTTCAATTATACCACGTGATTTCTCTTTTGTTATGGATGAAAACCTTAGCAGGATCTTTCATGTTTTCATGCAGCATGGGATAAAAGTAAACCTTGTGGAGGCGAGTGCTGTAAGTATAGATGTATGTGTTGATGATGAACGGCGCAGGATTGATGCACTTATTGAGAGTATGAATCTGGAGTTTGCGCTGGTATATAATGAAAGTGTTGAGATGCTTACGATCAGGCATTACACTCAGAATGCTGTTAATAAAATAACAGCAGGCCGCGAGATCCTGCTGGAGCAGAGGATGAGAAGTACAGTACGGTTTGTGGTAAGAAAGTGA
- a CDS encoding dihydroorotase, translated as MSSILIKNATIVNEGKTSIDDLLIVDELISAIGDANEMHIPSGTITIDGTGLLLLPGVIDDQVHFREPGLTHKGDINSETRAAAAGGVTSFMEMPNTVPQTVTMDALNHKYKLGSEKSLVNYSFLIGATNDNLDEVLKADPSNVCGIKVFMGSSTGNMLVDRESALRELFKKAHMPVSTHCEDESTIRKNSEIYRQKYGEDVPFSMHPLIRSREACYLSSSYAVRLARDYNTRLHIFHLSTADEMKLFSNELPLSQKRITAEVCVHHLWFEESSYTEKGSLIKWNPAIKTMFDREALIKAVNNNTIDIVATDHAPHTMEEKKNTYFKAPSGGPLIQHSLVTMLEMWHRKIFSLEKVVEMMCHNPAILFNIRKRGFIREGYKADLCLVNPSSPWSVSKDNILYKCGWSPFEGETFRSKVEKTIVNGTIVYDKGVINEDYRGQRLMFDR; from the coding sequence ATGAGCAGTATACTTATCAAAAACGCAACAATAGTCAATGAAGGAAAGACCTCCATTGATGACTTGCTTATTGTCGATGAACTCATATCTGCTATCGGTGATGCCAATGAAATGCATATTCCTTCCGGTACAATAACAATTGATGGAACAGGACTATTGCTGCTCCCCGGCGTTATTGATGATCAGGTACACTTTAGAGAACCCGGACTAACCCACAAAGGAGATATCAATAGTGAAACAAGAGCCGCAGCAGCAGGTGGGGTAACTTCATTTATGGAGATGCCTAATACTGTTCCTCAGACAGTTACAATGGATGCTCTTAACCATAAATACAAACTTGGATCTGAGAAATCACTGGTCAATTACTCATTTCTTATCGGTGCCACTAACGACAATCTTGACGAAGTTTTGAAGGCTGATCCTTCAAATGTGTGTGGTATTAAGGTCTTTATGGGATCATCAACCGGCAATATGCTTGTTGACAGGGAAAGTGCTTTGCGTGAACTTTTTAAAAAGGCACATATGCCGGTAAGCACTCACTGCGAAGATGAATCAACTATCAGAAAAAATTCAGAAATATACCGGCAGAAATATGGTGAAGATGTTCCTTTCAGCATGCATCCTCTTATCCGAAGCAGGGAAGCCTGTTATTTGTCTTCATCCTATGCTGTAAGACTGGCTAGGGATTATAATACAAGGCTCCATATTTTTCATCTCTCAACAGCTGATGAGATGAAACTGTTTTCAAACGAACTTCCCCTTTCTCAGAAGAGAATCACTGCGGAAGTTTGTGTCCACCACCTGTGGTTTGAAGAATCTTCATACACAGAAAAAGGATCTTTAATAAAATGGAATCCTGCCATAAAGACAATGTTTGACAGAGAGGCACTTATAAAAGCGGTGAATAACAACACAATAGACATAGTCGCTACTGATCACGCCCCCCATACAATGGAGGAGAAAAAAAATACATATTTCAAAGCACCCTCAGGCGGACCACTAATCCAGCATTCATTGGTCACTATGCTTGAAATGTGGCACCGCAAAATATTCAGTCTCGAAAAAGTTGTTGAAATGATGTGCCATAATCCGGCCATTCTCTTTAATATCCGGAAAAGAGGATTTATCAGGGAGGGTTACAAAGCCGATCTTTGCCTTGTTAATCCTTCATCTCCATGGAGTGTGTCAAAGGATAACATTCTATATAAGTGCGGTTGGTCTCCATTTGAAGGCGAAACCTTCAGATCAAAAGTTGAAAAAACTATTGTAAACGGAACAATAGTGTATGATAAGGGGGTGATAAACGAGGATTACAGGGGGCAAAGGCTAATGTTTGACAGATAG